The proteins below are encoded in one region of Fibrella aestuarina BUZ 2:
- a CDS encoding LytR/AlgR family response regulator transcription factor, with amino-acid sequence MNVLIIEDEDLAVRKLRKLVADVDPSLQVMGVTASIEDSVNWLNEHTPPDLIFMDIELADGQSFEIFEQIDIRSRVIFTTSYDEYALQAFKVNSIDYLLKPIQREDLERSLRKLRELTTIDQKTSELAAPPLNIEKLLRELQGAGNPAAKEYRKRFLVKQGQKLLSIEVNDILYFYTDERFSFFKTRTNQKFLVDYTLDELADSLDPAQFFRINRGLILTHGAVEQIQPYFGNRLALTLKPTFDKDAIVSREKVSDFKHWMGK; translated from the coding sequence ATGAACGTACTCATTATTGAAGACGAAGACCTCGCAGTGCGGAAGCTCCGCAAACTGGTGGCCGACGTAGACCCCTCACTACAGGTAATGGGCGTAACGGCGAGCATCGAAGACTCGGTGAACTGGCTGAACGAACACACGCCACCCGACCTGATTTTTATGGACATCGAACTGGCCGACGGGCAGAGCTTCGAGATTTTTGAGCAGATCGACATTCGGAGTCGGGTGATCTTCACGACCTCCTACGACGAATACGCGCTACAGGCCTTCAAAGTCAACAGCATCGACTACCTGCTCAAACCCATTCAGCGCGAAGACCTCGAACGCAGCCTGCGCAAGCTCCGCGAGCTAACGACCATCGACCAGAAAACGAGCGAACTAGCTGCGCCGCCGCTCAACATCGAGAAGCTGTTGCGCGAATTGCAGGGCGCTGGTAACCCCGCCGCCAAAGAATACCGCAAACGGTTTCTGGTAAAGCAGGGCCAGAAGTTGCTGTCGATCGAAGTAAACGACATCCTGTATTTCTACACCGACGAGCGGTTCAGCTTCTTCAAAACCCGTACCAACCAGAAATTCTTGGTCGATTACACCCTCGACGAACTGGCCGATTCGCTCGACCCCGCGCAGTTTTTCCGGATCAACCGGGGGCTGATCCTGACGCACGGGGCCGTTGAGCAAATTCAGCCGTATTTCGGCAATCGACTAGCCCTTACCCTCAAACCCACGTTCGACAAAGACGCCATCGTGAGCCGGGAAAAGGTGAGCGATTTCAAACACTGGATGGGAAAATGA
- a CDS encoding tetratricopeptide repeat protein, translated as MNQPHERANLLVELGRYEQALPVFTEAIPQAEDATERAEIFADMAACLAKLGRFGQAEQLFRDEVLPYLSTDEWAMHRFVVILINSGKQVEADAINQQLLSAYPNSSLHYVIDAKLLRQQRRFVDAWSAIQEARRLDPDSAYAQEEQLTLLACWQPSSRKPITPLLDMAVPNWEAVVEEAVARAPSDPTIRLLAGEIYAKKSQPAKAQQHLLDALQLDPSYQPYIVNSLQHVLTLQQPLMRALLWPFRRVPESWALGLVVIVPMLARGLIDLASSRGINLVTSLLGICLLMLIPTLGIYFMCRVLVEFTPVGQIILSERDKWRNRLQCLALWLFFAISTVVVLQGLR; from the coding sequence GTGAACCAACCCCACGAACGCGCCAACCTGCTGGTGGAGTTAGGCCGGTATGAGCAGGCCCTGCCCGTTTTCACTGAAGCCATTCCTCAGGCAGAAGACGCCACCGAACGCGCCGAGATTTTCGCCGACATGGCCGCTTGCCTGGCCAAGCTAGGTCGGTTTGGCCAGGCCGAGCAACTGTTCCGCGATGAAGTGCTACCTTATTTAAGCACAGATGAATGGGCGATGCACCGCTTTGTCGTGATTTTGATAAACAGCGGGAAGCAGGTTGAAGCCGATGCCATCAACCAGCAGTTGCTGTCGGCATATCCCAACAGTTCGTTGCATTATGTTATAGACGCCAAGTTACTGCGCCAACAGCGGCGGTTCGTTGACGCCTGGTCGGCTATTCAGGAGGCCCGCCGACTCGACCCCGACAGCGCTTATGCGCAAGAAGAGCAATTGACCTTGCTGGCCTGCTGGCAACCGTCGTCACGTAAGCCCATCACGCCCCTGCTGGATATGGCCGTGCCCAATTGGGAGGCCGTCGTCGAAGAGGCCGTTGCCCGTGCTCCCAGTGACCCAACGATCCGACTACTGGCGGGCGAGATCTATGCCAAAAAAAGCCAGCCAGCGAAAGCTCAGCAACATTTGCTCGACGCTCTTCAACTCGACCCCAGCTACCAACCATACATCGTCAATAGTTTGCAACATGTACTCACGCTACAGCAACCACTCATGCGAGCCCTTCTCTGGCCATTCAGGCGCGTTCCCGAATCATGGGCGCTGGGTCTGGTAGTGATAGTTCCTATGCTGGCGCGTGGACTGATTGACTTAGCCAGTAGTCGGGGCATCAACCTTGTTACGTCACTGTTGGGTATTTGTCTGCTAATGCTCATCCCGACGTTGGGCATATACTTTATGTGCCGGGTGTTAGTTGAGTTTACGCCTGTGGGGCAGATCATTCTATCGGAACGGGATAAATGGCGTAATCGGCTACAATGCCTGGCTTTGTGGCTTTTTTTTGCCATAAGCACCGTGGTTGTTCTTCAAGGGCTTCGCTAG
- the rpiB gene encoding ribose 5-phosphate isomerase B yields MTIALGTDHAGFSYKELVKAHLTQAGHTVIDKGTFSPDPVDYPDFIRPAAQAVLDGEADRAIVFGGSGNGEAMTANRLKGIRCGLCWSEETARLTREHNNANVLSMGARMIPEDLALRIVDIFLTTEFEGGRHQARIDKLDA; encoded by the coding sequence ATGACCATCGCCCTCGGCACCGACCACGCTGGTTTTAGCTACAAGGAACTCGTCAAAGCTCACCTCACGCAGGCTGGCCATACCGTTATCGACAAAGGAACATTCTCGCCCGACCCGGTCGATTACCCTGACTTCATCCGCCCGGCGGCGCAGGCTGTGCTCGACGGCGAGGCCGACCGCGCTATTGTGTTTGGTGGTTCGGGCAACGGCGAGGCTATGACCGCCAACCGGCTGAAAGGTATTCGTTGCGGCCTCTGCTGGAGCGAAGAAACGGCCCGCCTTACCCGCGAGCACAACAATGCCAACGTGCTGTCGATGGGTGCCCGCATGATTCCGGAAGATCTCGCCCTGCGCATCGTCGATATTTTTCTGACCACCGAATTCGAAGGTGGCCGCCATCAGGCCCGCATCGACAAACTCGACGCGTAG
- a CDS encoding DedA family protein, whose protein sequence is MSFQELMLTYGYPILFVGVMLESEAFLIVAAYLAHRGYFSLPLVIGIAALSSFAVSQLCFYLGHRYGSGFISKRPAWQQRFARVQTLLHRYGAGLVFGYRALYGLRGFIPASLGLANYSRSRFLLINGLSAIVWAVVVALAGNSIAHYAESLYSQIRQHDKLVILGLLGLGTAWTLYKLYQQPSTSPKASTAGLLAEPKQQLSPLPHKHA, encoded by the coding sequence ATGTCGTTCCAGGAGTTAATGCTTACCTACGGCTACCCAATCCTCTTTGTGGGGGTGATGCTTGAAAGCGAAGCCTTTCTGATCGTAGCCGCCTATCTGGCCCATCGGGGCTATTTCTCGCTACCCCTTGTCATAGGAATCGCGGCACTGTCATCGTTTGCCGTCTCGCAGCTTTGCTTTTACCTCGGCCATCGGTACGGTTCGGGCTTCATCAGTAAACGCCCCGCTTGGCAACAGCGGTTTGCGCGGGTGCAGACACTCCTGCATCGCTACGGAGCGGGACTCGTGTTTGGCTACCGGGCCTTGTATGGGCTGCGCGGCTTCATTCCGGCGTCGCTTGGTCTGGCCAATTATTCGCGTTCCCGGTTTCTGCTGATCAACGGCCTGAGCGCCATTGTCTGGGCGGTTGTGGTCGCGCTGGCGGGCAATAGCATCGCCCATTACGCCGAATCGCTGTACAGTCAGATCAGGCAACATGACAAGCTGGTGATTCTCGGCCTGCTGGGTTTGGGAACGGCGTGGACGCTATACAAGCTATACCAACAACCCAGCACCAGCCCCAAGGCGTCAACCGCGGGTTTGCTGGCCGAGCCTAAGCAACAGCTGAGCCCCTTACCCCACAAACACGCTTAA
- a CDS encoding DUF1338 domain-containing protein: protein MTTLQTVLSGLMRRYTERVPDVQRIIDAMIDADMIDSAADIENDHIAFRTMGVPNLGIASFEKIFLALGYEKRDPYQFVEKKLNAWWYAPPALDGPHGGNLPRIFVSELRVDDLSTTAQAIIHKYTDTVTADPVDALDLTDGAAIDAFLHQPLWPTPTLADYQTLLAESEYAAWVIYNRYYLNHFTISVHNLPEGYNRIDEFVGFLQDRGIRLNSSGGVVKVSPDGGLRQASTVAQLVEAEFTNGDTQRIAGSYVEFAERRVLPEFANVPSDQLTRAHRREGFEAGNADKIFESTFTTQTGR from the coding sequence ATGACAACCCTACAAACCGTTCTTTCCGGGCTGATGCGCCGCTATACCGAGCGTGTGCCCGACGTGCAGCGCATCATCGACGCCATGATCGACGCGGACATGATCGACTCGGCGGCCGACATCGAGAATGACCATATCGCCTTCCGCACGATGGGCGTGCCCAACCTCGGTATCGCTTCGTTCGAGAAGATCTTTCTGGCCCTTGGCTACGAAAAACGCGACCCCTACCAGTTTGTCGAGAAAAAACTGAATGCCTGGTGGTACGCCCCGCCTGCGCTGGATGGGCCCCATGGCGGCAATCTGCCCCGCATCTTCGTGAGCGAGCTGCGCGTCGATGACTTATCCACCACGGCGCAGGCCATTATCCACAAATACACCGACACGGTCACGGCCGACCCCGTTGACGCCCTCGACCTGACGGACGGCGCGGCGATCGATGCGTTTCTGCACCAGCCCCTCTGGCCAACGCCCACCCTCGCCGACTACCAGACGTTGCTGGCCGAAAGCGAGTATGCCGCCTGGGTAATCTACAACCGCTACTACCTCAACCACTTCACCATCAGCGTGCACAACCTGCCCGAGGGCTACAACCGCATCGACGAGTTTGTGGGCTTTTTGCAGGATCGCGGCATCCGGCTCAATTCGTCGGGTGGGGTGGTGAAGGTGAGCCCCGATGGCGGGCTGCGGCAGGCGTCTACCGTGGCGCAGCTGGTCGAGGCCGAGTTTACCAACGGCGACACGCAGCGGATTGCGGGTTCATACGTTGAGTTTGCCGAGCGGCGTGTGCTGCCCGAATTTGCCAACGTACCCAGCGACCAACTCACCCGCGCTCACCGCCGCGAGGGCTTTGAAGCGGGTAACGCCGACAAGATTTTCGAGAGCACGTTTACCACGCAAACCGGCCGTTAG
- a CDS encoding M48 family metallopeptidase, producing the protein MIRKTLIAMSLVAVTTSATLAQNGSLGQAAAEGLGSLTLSDEQVAEYSRQAVVQMDAQNPIAGPNDPYTQRLNRIVSRHRTIDGVPINYKVYMVKDVNAFATADGSVRVMKGLMDIMTDQELLAVMGHEIGHVINHDTRDAMKAALRRSAFRNLLASRSGAVGNVARSQLGTLADGLFGAKFSRQQETEADDYSYGFLKRNGYNVLTLATSFEKLAKLSGGSGGGRVAELVSSHPDSQRRAQRVRDRARQEGIR; encoded by the coding sequence ATGATTCGCAAGACCTTAATCGCCATGAGCCTCGTTGCAGTGACCACCTCGGCCACGCTGGCTCAAAACGGAAGTCTCGGTCAGGCCGCGGCAGAAGGCCTCGGTTCACTCACCTTATCCGATGAACAGGTAGCCGAATATTCGCGGCAGGCCGTCGTTCAGATGGACGCCCAAAACCCCATTGCCGGACCCAACGATCCGTATACACAACGGCTCAACCGCATCGTCAGCCGGCACCGTACCATCGATGGCGTACCCATCAACTACAAAGTGTATATGGTCAAAGACGTCAATGCCTTTGCTACCGCCGATGGTAGCGTGCGCGTGATGAAGGGCCTCATGGACATCATGACCGATCAGGAGTTGCTGGCCGTGATGGGCCACGAAATTGGGCACGTGATCAACCACGACACCCGCGATGCCATGAAAGCGGCGCTGCGTCGGTCGGCTTTCCGCAACCTGCTGGCCTCGCGCTCAGGGGCGGTGGGCAACGTGGCCCGCTCGCAGCTGGGTACGTTGGCCGACGGGCTGTTCGGCGCCAAGTTTAGCCGCCAGCAGGAAACCGAAGCCGATGACTACAGCTATGGTTTCCTCAAACGAAACGGCTATAATGTACTCACGCTGGCTACGTCGTTCGAGAAACTGGCCAAGCTGAGCGGTGGTAGCGGCGGCGGCCGGGTTGCCGAGCTGGTATCGAGCCACCCCGACAGTCAGCGTCGGGCGCAGCGGGTGCGTGACCGTGCCCGTCAGGAAGGCATCCGGTAA
- a CDS encoding sensor histidine kinase — protein sequence MFSLLITHERFRYRPTKQLKWQLILLFPWFIPLVTYLLLGPRYLQHWPTFVGATLINASIGVTCQLLLDYITQRIADRYPGLRQTGQRLFWLLLSFMTITPLFILGPMWAYDHGHWFGYVYIPGTVTRILLFNVVVNLISVGSFESVYSLTKWRENMLEKEQLKKINLQSQYESLKNQVNPHFLFNTLNSLSSLIADEPDRAEAFVDEMAKVYRYLLQTNRRSDESTDGELTTLTTELAFIQSYFHLLKTRYGQGIALVVDVPDSALPCLLPPLTLQMLVENAVKHNVIHPQKPLTIEIRADADSRLLVRNNLQRKTTRVLSNQVGLSNITAKYRLLTQGRANLNPATATVIVDESPDYFTVSLPLLGSG from the coding sequence ATGTTTTCCCTACTGATTACTCACGAGCGGTTCCGCTACCGGCCCACGAAACAGCTGAAATGGCAGTTGATTCTGCTGTTTCCGTGGTTCATTCCGTTGGTAACGTACCTGCTGCTGGGGCCGCGCTACCTACAGCACTGGCCCACCTTTGTGGGGGCTACGCTCATCAACGCCAGCATCGGGGTAACGTGCCAATTACTGCTCGACTACATCACGCAACGCATTGCCGACCGCTACCCCGGCCTGCGCCAGACCGGGCAGCGGCTGTTCTGGCTGCTGCTGTCGTTCATGACCATCACGCCGCTGTTTATTCTCGGCCCGATGTGGGCCTACGACCACGGCCACTGGTTTGGGTACGTCTATATCCCCGGCACCGTCACGCGCATTTTGCTCTTCAACGTCGTGGTCAACCTGATCTCGGTGGGGTCGTTTGAAAGTGTGTATTCGCTTACCAAGTGGCGCGAGAACATGCTCGAAAAAGAGCAGTTGAAGAAGATCAACCTGCAAAGCCAGTACGAAAGCCTCAAGAATCAGGTCAACCCGCATTTTCTGTTCAATACGCTCAACTCGCTCTCGTCGCTGATTGCCGATGAACCCGACCGGGCCGAAGCCTTCGTGGATGAGATGGCCAAGGTGTACCGCTACCTGCTGCAAACCAACCGCCGCTCCGATGAGTCGACCGATGGCGAACTGACGACCCTGACGACCGAGCTGGCGTTTATCCAGTCGTATTTCCACCTGCTCAAAACCCGCTACGGCCAGGGTATCGCGCTGGTGGTCGACGTACCCGACTCGGCCCTGCCCTGCCTGCTGCCCCCGTTAACGTTGCAGATGCTGGTCGAAAACGCGGTGAAGCACAACGTGATCCACCCGCAAAAACCACTGACCATCGAAATCCGGGCCGACGCCGATAGCCGCCTGCTGGTTCGGAACAACCTTCAACGGAAAACCACCCGCGTGCTGAGCAATCAGGTAGGACTAAGCAACATCACCGCCAAATACCGACTCCTGACGCAGGGGCGGGCCAACCTCAACCCGGCCACGGCCACCGTGATCGTCGACGAAAGCCCCGATTATTTCACCGTCAGCCTGCCGCTACTGGGGAGTGGGTAG
- a CDS encoding sensor histidine kinase, whose amino-acid sequence MPPLPTYLSRLYHTIRHDPLRRYIYLLLWPWFIPVVSYLIFGDALLAGWQPFLSGVAVVLLLSTLANEVDTAALLRIIHRFPGFDQTVWRLVSMVIAFSVLNCLLAEVSLRVFEATHFLGYRANADTHKWTQAFVFISGVVAAGLVESAYAFTQWRTHQSDRQSLEQDNLRIQLDSLRSRINPHFLFNSLNSVSSLIADDPKQAEALVDELSKVYRYMLQANQKPLVELGAEVRFIQSYARLLDARYGAALQLRLAIHPAANGLLLPSLSLQLLLDHICQHNALTAARPLTIQIETSGGGRLWVRHNRQPRTILIDRQLPGLDAIAARYDWLGSEQILVDETDRQVTVALPLLPADTAPPPLSTVQATDLPVE is encoded by the coding sequence ATGCCCCCACTGCCAACGTACCTGTCACGCCTCTATCACACGATCCGGCACGATCCGCTCCGGCGGTATATCTACCTGCTGCTCTGGCCGTGGTTTATTCCGGTGGTAAGCTACCTGATCTTCGGCGATGCCTTACTCGCAGGCTGGCAGCCTTTTCTGAGTGGCGTGGCGGTGGTGCTGTTGCTCTCTACGCTGGCCAACGAGGTCGATACCGCGGCACTCCTGCGCATCATTCATCGCTTTCCGGGGTTCGATCAAACCGTCTGGCGGCTGGTCAGCATGGTCATCGCCTTTTCGGTGCTCAACTGCCTGCTGGCCGAGGTAAGCCTGCGGGTATTTGAGGCCACGCACTTTCTGGGCTATCGCGCCAATGCCGACACCCACAAATGGACGCAAGCCTTCGTCTTCATTTCGGGCGTGGTGGCCGCCGGGCTGGTCGAAAGCGCCTATGCCTTTACCCAATGGCGCACCCACCAATCCGACCGGCAAAGTCTGGAGCAGGATAACCTGCGCATTCAGCTCGACAGCCTCCGGTCGCGCATCAATCCTCACTTTCTGTTCAACAGCCTCAATTCGGTTTCGTCGCTGATCGCCGACGACCCCAAACAGGCCGAAGCGCTGGTCGACGAGCTCTCGAAAGTGTACCGCTACATGCTGCAGGCCAACCAGAAACCGCTGGTCGAGCTGGGGGCCGAAGTACGGTTCATCCAGTCGTACGCCCGGCTGCTCGATGCCCGCTACGGTGCCGCCCTGCAACTCCGCCTCGCCATTCACCCCGCCGCCAACGGGCTGCTGCTCCCGTCGCTGTCGTTGCAGCTGCTGCTCGATCACATCTGCCAGCACAACGCCCTCACGGCGGCTCGCCCGCTGACGATCCAGATCGAAACCTCGGGCGGAGGGCGGCTCTGGGTTCGGCACAACCGGCAACCCCGCACCATCCTGATCGACCGGCAGCTACCGGGCCTCGACGCCATCGCGGCCCGCTACGACTGGCTGGGCAGTGAGCAGATCCTGGTCGACGAAACCGACCGGCAGGTCACCGTCGCCTTGCCCCTGCTGCCCGCCGATACGGCTCCGCCACCCCTGTCCACAGTTCAAGCCACCGATTTGCCAGTTGAGTAA
- a CDS encoding DUF2490 domain-containing protein — MTLTSTGFRWLVLLTLLGTLPIDGFGQRQRLLDHNAIGWYVYNGDHKLTQRWTLHTEYQWRRIDLIRSWQQSLARLGVNYKSSDRVKLGAGYTYFTTFPYGGYPQADLGVPYSEHRLHQDVSLSETYGRLSLTHRIRLEQRWLAQLADDNPRRTASWEFQNRVRYQIAGELALNGPTVDDGELYINFFDELFIGFGKNVGENIYNQNRISAGLGYQVNDGLQIELNALNQVVQHADLDPVSGRPVFEVNNGFRLTINHALDFRKKR; from the coding sequence ATGACATTGACTTCGACTGGTTTTCGCTGGTTGGTACTGCTGACCCTGCTGGGTACGTTGCCGATCGACGGCTTTGGGCAGCGGCAGCGCCTGCTCGACCATAACGCCATCGGCTGGTATGTATACAACGGCGATCACAAGCTGACCCAACGCTGGACGCTGCACACCGAATACCAATGGCGCCGCATCGACCTCATTCGTAGCTGGCAGCAGTCGCTGGCCCGGCTGGGCGTCAATTATAAATCCTCGGACCGGGTGAAGCTCGGGGCTGGCTATACCTACTTCACCACCTTTCCCTACGGCGGGTACCCGCAGGCCGATTTGGGCGTGCCCTATTCCGAGCATCGGCTGCATCAGGATGTGTCGCTGTCGGAAACCTACGGTCGGCTGAGCCTCACGCACCGTATCCGGCTGGAGCAACGCTGGCTGGCTCAATTGGCCGACGACAACCCCCGGCGCACGGCGAGCTGGGAGTTTCAGAACCGGGTACGTTACCAGATCGCGGGCGAACTGGCGCTGAACGGCCCCACCGTCGATGATGGCGAACTATACATCAATTTTTTCGACGAACTGTTCATTGGGTTCGGGAAAAACGTGGGCGAGAACATCTACAACCAGAACCGGATTTCGGCTGGGCTGGGCTATCAGGTCAACGATGGGCTGCAAATTGAACTCAACGCGCTCAACCAGGTGGTGCAACACGCCGATCTGGACCCTGTGTCGGGCCGCCCCGTTTTCGAGGTCAACAACGGCTTTCGGCTTACCATAAACCACGCGCTCGATTTCCGGAAAAAACGCTGA
- a CDS encoding ATP-binding protein: MNAQSQIDSLQAAVQLSPDNPVLCQLLAETLLSANRPAEAEQAYREALRLQPDDVPLKLGLARAFGQNGKTSAALVLLEELAQQDQPTAHLHLARLLLDQGQETDALHHYQRARQLDDTLYDEQLANIQQPADTPLLVNDVPSDSFALDAERPAIRFADVGGMDAVKDEIALKIIFPLTKPDLYKAYGKKTGGGILLYGPPGCGKTYLARATAGEINAAFISVGLNDVLDLYLGNSERKLHDLFQQARALAPSVLFFDEVDALGASRNDLRHSASRTLVNQFLDELDGVRYDNEGILVLAATNSPWFLDSAFRRPGRFDRLIFVGPPDAAAREAILTLYLRNVPNTGIDTAALAKRTEAYSGADLKAVIDRAVEGKLLQAFKSGQAVPLSTSDLLEVIKTQKPSVREWFASAKNYALYAHEASQYEGVLAYMKAQKWL, encoded by the coding sequence ATGAATGCTCAGAGTCAGATTGATAGCCTCCAGGCGGCCGTTCAGCTTTCGCCCGACAACCCAGTCTTGTGTCAATTACTCGCCGAAACCCTGCTGAGTGCCAACCGCCCCGCCGAGGCGGAACAGGCCTACCGGGAGGCGCTGCGCCTGCAACCCGACGACGTACCTCTGAAGCTGGGGCTGGCTCGGGCATTCGGGCAGAATGGTAAAACGTCGGCGGCGCTGGTGTTGCTGGAAGAACTCGCGCAGCAGGATCAGCCCACGGCCCACCTGCATCTGGCTCGTCTGCTGCTTGATCAGGGACAGGAGACCGACGCGCTACATCATTATCAACGGGCCCGGCAGCTAGACGACACCCTCTATGATGAACAGTTGGCCAATATCCAGCAGCCCGCCGACACTCCGCTGTTGGTCAACGACGTTCCTAGCGACTCGTTTGCGCTGGATGCTGAGCGCCCGGCCATCCGGTTTGCCGATGTAGGTGGCATGGATGCGGTAAAAGACGAAATCGCGCTGAAGATCATATTCCCGCTCACCAAACCCGACCTATACAAGGCGTACGGCAAGAAAACAGGTGGGGGTATCCTGCTCTACGGCCCGCCGGGCTGCGGCAAGACGTACCTGGCACGGGCCACCGCGGGCGAAATCAACGCGGCATTCATCTCGGTGGGGCTCAACGACGTCCTCGACCTGTATCTGGGCAATAGCGAACGAAAACTGCACGACCTGTTTCAGCAGGCGCGGGCGCTGGCCCCGAGTGTGTTGTTTTTTGATGAAGTCGACGCGCTCGGCGCCAGCCGCAACGACCTGCGCCACAGTGCCAGCCGCACGCTTGTCAATCAGTTTCTGGACGAACTCGATGGCGTTCGTTACGACAACGAGGGTATCTTGGTACTGGCCGCCACCAACTCACCCTGGTTTCTCGACAGTGCCTTTCGCCGCCCCGGCCGCTTCGACCGGCTGATCTTCGTGGGGCCGCCCGATGCCGCCGCCCGCGAGGCCATCCTGACCCTGTACCTGCGCAACGTACCCAACACCGGCATCGATACGGCCGCGCTCGCCAAGCGCACGGAGGCCTATTCGGGGGCAGACCTGAAAGCGGTGATCGACCGGGCCGTGGAGGGCAAGCTGCTTCAGGCGTTTAAAAGCGGGCAGGCCGTACCTCTGTCGACCAGCGACCTGCTGGAGGTGATTAAAACGCAAAAACCCAGCGTTCGGGAGTGGTTTGCCTCGGCCAAAAATTACGCGCTTTACGCCCACGAGGCCAGCCAGTATGAGGGAGTGCTTGCCTACATGAAAGCACAAAAGTGGCTGTGA
- a CDS encoding APC family permease, whose protein sequence is MTKISWQTACGLVIANMVGTGVFTSLGYQLATVQNTWSIVLLWVLGGLLALIGAFTFAELGTHYADQTGGDYVFIRNGFHPFLGYLAAWTSLIGGFAAPVAIAGKAMEAYLAPFGPALGGVNLRALTVALVIGIGLLHTVSLRHSSVFQNLTTLIKLAFVLVLLAIGVLVSAAPTNALRWDADFRQEVFTAPFAVSLLYVTYAYTGWNAAAYIVAEISAPRRNLPRALLLGTLLVTVLYVGLQLVLLKFASVGQLQNQADVAVIALQNRLGPSAGRWVSAGIAGQLLATMSSYVWVGSRVMQRMAQDFPLWRFFAKQSAQQIPVRAIWLQTAVTLVLLFSGTLEQVLLCTSFALQLMGTLAVASLLRTPRRPSDFHSPFRPWLQWAYIGFSLFVLVFILTDRPRESLTGLAIMAVGGATYWLGNRKH, encoded by the coding sequence ATGACAAAAATATCCTGGCAGACGGCTTGCGGGCTGGTGATCGCCAACATGGTTGGCACAGGGGTGTTTACGAGCCTTGGCTACCAGCTGGCTACCGTCCAGAATACCTGGTCGATTGTGCTGCTCTGGGTGCTGGGCGGACTGCTGGCGCTGATCGGCGCGTTTACCTTTGCCGAACTGGGCACGCACTACGCCGATCAGACCGGCGGCGATTACGTGTTTATCCGCAATGGCTTCCATCCCTTCCTGGGTTATCTGGCCGCCTGGACGTCGCTGATTGGTGGGTTTGCTGCGCCCGTCGCCATTGCGGGCAAGGCGATGGAGGCCTACCTCGCCCCTTTTGGGCCAGCCTTAGGTGGCGTCAACCTGCGGGCGCTGACGGTCGCGCTGGTAATCGGCATCGGTTTGCTGCACACGGTGAGTCTGCGGCACAGTAGCGTCTTTCAGAACCTGACCACGCTTATCAAGCTAGCTTTCGTGCTGGTGCTGCTCGCCATCGGGGTGTTAGTATCTGCCGCGCCCACCAATGCTTTGCGCTGGGATGCGGACTTTCGGCAGGAGGTGTTTACGGCGCCCTTTGCCGTTTCGCTGCTCTACGTCACCTACGCCTACACGGGCTGGAACGCCGCGGCTTACATCGTGGCCGAAATCAGCGCGCCCCGCCGCAACCTGCCCCGCGCCCTGTTGCTGGGTACGTTGCTCGTGACAGTGTTGTACGTGGGTCTGCAATTGGTACTGCTCAAATTTGCGTCGGTGGGGCAGCTCCAAAACCAGGCCGACGTGGCCGTAATCGCCCTGCAAAACCGGCTGGGGCCATCGGCGGGGCGGTGGGTGAGCGCGGGCATTGCGGGGCAACTGCTCGCCACCATGAGTTCGTATGTCTGGGTCGGGAGCCGCGTGATGCAGCGTATGGCGCAGGATTTCCCGCTCTGGCGCTTCTTCGCGAAACAGTCGGCGCAGCAGATTCCGGTGCGGGCGATCTGGCTGCAAACTGCCGTAACCCTCGTATTGCTGTTTTCAGGTACGCTGGAGCAGGTGCTGCTCTGCACCTCCTTTGCGCTGCAACTGATGGGTACGTTGGCCGTGGCCAGCCTGCTCCGGACGCCGCGCCGCCCGTCTGATTTCCACAGTCCGTTTCGGCCGTGGCTTCAGTGGGCCTACATCGGGTTCAGCCTGTTTGTGCTCGTCTTCATCCTGACCGACCGACCCCGCGAAAGCCTGACGGGCCTGGCGATCATGGCCGTTGGCGGCGCCACGTATTGGCTTGGCAATCGGAAGCATTAA